Proteins encoded together in one Kutzneria kofuensis window:
- a CDS encoding LacI family DNA-binding transcriptional regulator, producing MGASLKDVARLAGVSVKTVSNVVNDYRHVSEATRSRVREAIDQLGYRPNLTARHLRYGRSGIIGLALPELGIPYFAELAEEVIGAAERESWSVLIDQTGGRGDRERLTSSAARSRTIDGLIISPLALDAEYLAAMRADLPLVLLGEQVGPGTADLVAIDNVTAAREATEHLLSLGRRRIAAIGDQHVSAAGTANVRLQGYRDALAAAGIEFDPELVVPAESYHRPDGAAAMRLLLSLAEPPDAVFCFNDLLALGALRTLLAAGLRVPEDVAIVGVDDIEDGRFSTPTLTTVAPDKAQIAEAAVTMLLERVNGLDAPPREITARHTLQIRESTDLGQSRARTA from the coding sequence GTGGGCGCCAGCCTGAAGGACGTGGCCAGACTGGCCGGGGTCTCGGTGAAAACCGTCTCCAACGTGGTCAACGACTACCGGCACGTCAGCGAGGCCACCCGCAGCCGCGTCCGCGAGGCCATCGACCAGCTCGGCTACCGCCCCAACCTGACCGCCCGGCACCTGCGCTACGGCCGGTCCGGCATCATCGGCCTGGCCCTGCCGGAGCTGGGCATCCCGTATTTCGCCGAACTGGCCGAGGAGGTCATCGGGGCCGCCGAGCGGGAATCCTGGTCGGTGCTCATCGACCAGACCGGCGGCCGCGGTGACCGTGAGCGGCTCACCTCCTCCGCGGCCCGGTCACGGACCATCGACGGCCTGATCATCAGCCCCCTCGCCCTGGACGCCGAGTACCTGGCGGCGATGCGCGCCGACCTGCCGCTGGTGCTGCTGGGGGAGCAGGTCGGGCCCGGCACCGCCGACCTGGTCGCGATCGACAACGTGACCGCCGCCCGCGAGGCCACCGAGCACCTGCTGAGCCTCGGCCGGCGGCGCATCGCCGCCATCGGCGACCAGCACGTGTCCGCCGCCGGCACCGCCAACGTCAGGCTGCAGGGCTACCGGGACGCGCTGGCCGCCGCCGGCATCGAGTTCGACCCCGAGCTGGTGGTGCCGGCCGAGTCGTACCACCGGCCCGACGGCGCCGCCGCGATGCGCCTGCTGCTGTCCCTGGCCGAACCGCCGGACGCCGTGTTCTGCTTCAACGACCTGCTGGCCCTGGGCGCCCTGCGCACCCTGCTCGCGGCAGGGTTGCGCGTGCCCGAGGACGTCGCGATCGTCGGCGTCGACGACATCGAGGACGGCCGGTTCAGCACGCCGACCCTCACCACCGTCGCCCCCGACAAGGCACAGATCGCCGAGGCGGCGGTCACCATGCTGCTGGAACGCGTCAACGGCCTGGACGCGCCGCCCCGCGAGATCACCGCCCGCCACACCCTCCAGATCCGCGAGAGCACGGATCTCGGCCAGTCACGCGCGAGGACGGCATAG
- the arfA gene encoding arabinosylfuranosidase ArfA: protein MRQARLTLDPGFAVGEVDPRLFGSFVEHMGRCVYTGIYEPGHPAADEDGFRADVLELVRELGVTVVRYPGGNFVSGYRWEDGVGPRGERPSRFDLAWRQIETNEFGLNEFMTWSRKAGVAPMMAVNLGTRGVREAADLVEYCNFPGGTALSDLRAKHGHPEPHGVSLWCLGNELDGPWQTGHKTAHEYGRLANETAKAMRMVDPSIELVACGSSNSGMPTFGSWEATVLEHTYDNVDYVSLHAYYEEHDGDLGSFLASAVDMDHFIGSVVATCDHVGAKLRNRKRIRLSFDEWNVWYMGRFVGEKNLAAERVPRLIEDNYHVADAVVVGSLLITLLRHADRVGVACQAQLANVIAPILTEPGGGSCRQTIFFPFAHAARHARGRVLRVEPDSPRYDTARFGDVPLLEAVATQDGDEVVLFAVNRSVEDSLALTANVRALPGLSVVEHVVLASDDRTLTNTVAEPDRVLPRRVDGASVVDGELTAELPALSWNMIRLSSPQIRPTA, encoded by the coding sequence GTGCGACAGGCACGACTGACGCTCGACCCCGGCTTCGCCGTCGGCGAGGTGGACCCGCGGCTGTTCGGCTCGTTCGTCGAGCACATGGGCCGCTGCGTGTACACCGGCATCTACGAGCCGGGCCACCCGGCCGCCGACGAGGACGGCTTCCGCGCCGACGTGCTGGAGCTGGTGCGGGAGCTGGGCGTGACGGTGGTCCGCTATCCCGGCGGCAATTTCGTGTCGGGCTACCGGTGGGAGGACGGGGTCGGGCCGCGCGGCGAGCGGCCGAGCCGGTTCGACCTGGCCTGGCGGCAGATCGAGACGAACGAGTTCGGGCTGAACGAGTTCATGACGTGGTCGCGCAAGGCCGGCGTGGCGCCGATGATGGCCGTCAACCTCGGGACGCGCGGCGTGCGCGAGGCGGCGGACCTGGTGGAGTACTGCAATTTCCCCGGCGGCACCGCGCTTTCCGACCTGCGGGCCAAGCACGGCCATCCGGAGCCGCACGGGGTCTCGTTGTGGTGTTTGGGAAACGAGTTGGACGGCCCGTGGCAGACCGGGCACAAGACGGCGCACGAGTACGGCCGGCTCGCCAACGAGACCGCGAAGGCGATGCGCATGGTCGACCCCAGCATCGAGCTGGTGGCATGCGGGAGCTCGAACAGCGGGATGCCGACGTTCGGGTCGTGGGAGGCGACCGTGCTCGAGCACACGTACGACAACGTCGACTACGTGTCGCTGCACGCGTATTACGAGGAGCACGACGGCGACCTCGGCAGCTTCCTGGCCAGCGCCGTCGACATGGATCATTTCATCGGCTCCGTGGTGGCCACCTGCGACCACGTCGGCGCGAAACTCCGCAACCGCAAGCGGATCCGGCTGTCGTTCGACGAGTGGAACGTCTGGTACATGGGCCGTTTCGTGGGCGAGAAGAACCTCGCCGCGGAGCGGGTGCCGCGCCTGATCGAGGACAACTACCACGTGGCCGACGCCGTGGTGGTCGGCTCGTTGTTGATCACCTTGCTGCGGCACGCCGATCGTGTCGGCGTGGCTTGCCAGGCGCAGCTGGCCAACGTCATCGCACCCATCCTCACCGAGCCGGGCGGCGGTTCGTGCCGGCAGACCATTTTCTTCCCGTTCGCCCATGCCGCCCGGCATGCGCGGGGGCGGGTGCTGCGCGTCGAGCCGGACTCGCCGCGCTACGACACCGCCCGGTTCGGCGACGTGCCTTTGCTGGAGGCCGTGGCCACCCAGGACGGGGACGAGGTGGTTCTGTTCGCCGTGAACCGGTCGGTGGAGGATTCGTTGGCGTTGACCGCGAATGTCCGTGCGCTGCCGGGGTTGTCGGTGGTGGAGCACGTGGTGTTGGCCTCGGACGACCGGACCCTGACCAACACCGTCGCCGAGCCCGACCGGGTGCTGCCGCGGCGGGTCGACGGCGCGTCCGTTGTGGACGGTGAGCTGACCGCCGAGCTGCCGGCGCTGTCGTGGAACATGATCAGGTTGAGCAGCCCCCAAATCCGGCCTACCGCCTAG
- a CDS encoding aminoglycoside phosphotransferase family protein gives MIDVPKAFAHATALREGDAGRAWLSELPAIADELLQRWDCVPDGPVSHGAVGIVLPVRRSDLPSAAIKMSFPHPGNVHEPDAFAAWNGRGAVRLFDRDDARFAMLLERAGPGTLADVTDNDQAVGVLGELSRRLAVEAPAGLPRLRDQVAGWEAEMLADSAELGHPLPRRVLDAATAAMRELDHPETLVHGDLHDANVLAGDREPWLAIDPKGVVGDPAYDAFTVIHSPRLLLTSEHERSLEVFCEAAGIDRERARRWALVRAVRSALWDRLHDAPNWLVQGTERLIDTLGE, from the coding sequence ATGATCGACGTACCGAAGGCTTTTGCCCACGCGACGGCTCTCCGCGAAGGCGACGCGGGCCGGGCCTGGCTCAGCGAGCTGCCGGCCATCGCGGACGAACTGCTGCAACGCTGGGACTGTGTGCCGGACGGGCCGGTTTCGCACGGTGCCGTCGGGATCGTGCTGCCGGTGCGGCGTTCCGACCTGCCGTCCGCGGCGATCAAGATGTCCTTTCCGCACCCTGGCAATGTTCACGAACCCGACGCGTTCGCCGCCTGGAACGGCCGCGGCGCGGTGCGTCTGTTCGACCGTGACGACGCGCGGTTCGCGATGCTGCTGGAACGTGCGGGTCCCGGCACGCTCGCCGACGTCACCGACAACGACCAGGCCGTCGGCGTTCTTGGCGAGTTGTCCCGGCGCCTGGCCGTCGAGGCGCCGGCCGGCCTGCCGCGGCTGCGCGACCAGGTCGCCGGCTGGGAGGCCGAGATGCTCGCCGACTCGGCCGAACTCGGGCATCCGCTGCCCCGGCGGGTGCTGGACGCGGCCACCGCCGCCATGCGGGAGCTCGACCATCCCGAAACTCTGGTCCACGGCGACTTGCACGACGCCAACGTGCTGGCCGGCGACCGCGAACCCTGGTTGGCCATCGATCCCAAGGGCGTCGTCGGCGATCCCGCCTACGACGCCTTCACCGTGATCCACAGCCCGCGGCTGCTGCTCACCTCCGAGCACGAGCGCTCGCTGGAAGTCTTCTGCGAGGCGGCCGGCATCGACCGCGAGCGGGCTCGCCGCTGGGCCCTGGTCCGCGCGGTGCGATCCGCGCTGTGGGACCGTCTGCACGACGCACCGAACTGGCTGGTCCAGGGCACTGAACGCCTCATCGACACGCTCGGCGAATGA
- a CDS encoding nitrilase-related carbon-nitrogen hydrolase, with protein MATVNAAVVQAAAPLFNTPAALSKAKMLIREARADIVVLPEAFLGGYPKGLDFDITVGRRTDAGRDLFRRYHASAIEVPGPEVDALAALTQELRCHAVVGAVERQRGTLYCVALFFGPTGYLGLHRKLMPTAAERFLWGQGDGSTLPVIDTGSARIGAAICWENYMPLFRTAMYAKGVDLWCAPTVDDRDQWQASMRHIALEGRCFVLSANQFLRRDALPADLRPVQGDAPETVLIGGGSVIVSPLGEVLAGPLRDGEGILAATLDLDDLARARFDFDAVGHYARPDVFSLHVDETPRNAVTGN; from the coding sequence ATGGCTACCGTGAATGCCGCCGTCGTCCAGGCCGCCGCGCCGCTGTTCAACACGCCGGCGGCGCTGTCCAAGGCGAAGATGCTGATCCGGGAGGCGCGCGCCGACATCGTGGTGTTGCCGGAGGCGTTCCTGGGCGGCTACCCGAAGGGCCTGGACTTCGACATCACGGTGGGCCGCCGCACCGACGCGGGCCGCGACCTGTTCCGCCGCTACCACGCGTCGGCGATCGAAGTGCCCGGTCCGGAAGTGGACGCGCTGGCGGCGCTGACCCAGGAGCTGCGTTGCCACGCGGTGGTGGGGGCGGTCGAGCGCCAGCGGGGAACGCTGTACTGCGTGGCGTTGTTCTTCGGGCCGACCGGCTACTTGGGACTGCACCGCAAGCTGATGCCCACGGCGGCCGAGCGTTTCCTGTGGGGCCAGGGCGACGGCTCCACGCTCCCAGTGATCGACACGGGTTCAGCGCGGATCGGCGCGGCCATCTGCTGGGAGAACTACATGCCGCTGTTCCGCACGGCCATGTACGCCAAGGGCGTCGACCTGTGGTGCGCGCCCACCGTGGACGATCGCGACCAGTGGCAGGCGAGCATGCGCCACATCGCCCTGGAGGGCCGATGCTTCGTATTGAGCGCCAACCAGTTCCTGCGCCGCGACGCACTGCCGGCCGACCTGCGCCCGGTGCAGGGCGACGCCCCGGAGACGGTGCTGATCGGCGGTGGCTCGGTGATCGTGTCACCGCTGGGCGAGGTGCTGGCCGGGCCGCTGCGCGACGGCGAGGGCATCCTCGCCGCCACGCTGGACCTCGACGACCTGGCCCGGGCCCGCTTCGACTTCGACGCTGTCGGCCACTACGCCCGCCCGGACGTCTTCAGCCTGCACGTCGACGAGACCCCACGGAACGCGGTCACCGGCAACTAG
- a CDS encoding carbohydrate ABC transporter permease — MKRSGFWFVAPFLVLYVAFLVVPMLVGLGASVTDQGITGHAKFVGGANYLELFRDPAVWSSLWHTLIFTVTSTPAIVLVGLGMALLANRAVPERWLYRLAFFAPYLLPVSVVVLIWNWLYQPGFGLINDLLTRLGLGEVGWLSTDGMAMTSIVITTVWWTAGFGFLLYLAALQEIPRQLYEASALDGATPLQQLRRITMPLLSRTHQLVIVLQILASLKVFDQIYLLSGQGGIPGVRSIVQYIYESGFTRFRVGYASAISYVFFALIAVIALVHFRLTAEKR, encoded by the coding sequence ATGAAACGGTCGGGGTTCTGGTTCGTGGCGCCGTTCCTGGTGCTCTACGTCGCCTTCCTGGTCGTGCCGATGCTGGTCGGCCTGGGCGCGAGCGTCACCGACCAGGGCATCACCGGCCACGCCAAGTTCGTCGGCGGGGCCAACTACCTGGAGCTGTTCCGGGACCCGGCCGTGTGGAGCTCGCTGTGGCACACACTGATCTTCACGGTGACCAGCACGCCGGCGATCGTGCTCGTCGGGCTGGGCATGGCGTTGCTGGCCAACCGCGCGGTGCCGGAGCGCTGGCTGTACCGGCTGGCGTTCTTCGCGCCGTACCTGCTGCCGGTGTCCGTGGTGGTGCTGATCTGGAACTGGCTCTACCAGCCCGGTTTCGGCCTGATCAACGACCTGCTGACCCGACTGGGACTGGGTGAGGTCGGCTGGCTGTCCACCGACGGCATGGCGATGACCTCGATCGTGATCACCACGGTGTGGTGGACCGCCGGCTTCGGATTCCTGCTCTATCTGGCGGCGCTGCAGGAGATCCCCCGGCAGCTCTATGAAGCCTCGGCGCTGGACGGTGCGACGCCGTTGCAGCAGCTGCGCCGGATCACCATGCCGCTGCTGTCCCGCACCCACCAACTGGTGATCGTGCTGCAGATCCTGGCGTCGCTGAAGGTGTTCGACCAGATCTACCTGCTCAGCGGCCAGGGCGGCATCCCGGGCGTGCGCAGCATCGTGCAGTACATCTACGAGAGCGGCTTCACCCGGTTCCGCGTCGGATACGCCTCGGCGATCTCGTATGTGTTCTTCGCGCTGATCGCTGTGATCGCGCTGGTGCACTTCCGGCTCACGGCGGAGAAGCGATGA
- a CDS encoding carbohydrate ABC transporter permease — protein sequence MRALAAVLAVIWLVPLAWTLDTALKPESETTRIPVSWFVPGMSLDAFGRVFGDGEVLAWLGNSLLVGVAVTVLTVAVTSLAAFGLSRTRFRGRSFVLALLVAGVVVPPQVLIVPLFAEMVGLGIADTYWALVLPQVVLPAMVYVLKKFFDGVPRELEEAAVIDGAGRLRVYWSLMLPLARPALAAVAIFTFVTTWNNFLWPFVAVSDPHLMTFPVGLATVQSSYGVRYAQVLAAALLGGLPLVALFLAFQRQLVTAIKG from the coding sequence ATGAGGGCACTGGCCGCCGTGCTGGCGGTGATCTGGCTGGTGCCGCTGGCGTGGACGCTGGACACGGCGTTGAAGCCGGAGTCGGAGACCACGCGGATCCCGGTGAGCTGGTTCGTGCCGGGCATGAGCCTGGACGCGTTCGGGCGGGTGTTCGGCGACGGGGAGGTGCTGGCCTGGCTCGGCAACAGCCTGCTGGTCGGCGTCGCCGTCACGGTGCTGACCGTCGCCGTGACCAGCCTGGCCGCCTTCGGCCTGTCCCGGACCCGGTTCCGCGGCCGCTCGTTCGTGCTGGCGCTACTGGTCGCCGGCGTCGTGGTGCCGCCGCAGGTGCTGATCGTGCCGCTGTTCGCCGAGATGGTGGGCCTCGGGATCGCCGACACGTACTGGGCGCTGGTGCTGCCGCAGGTGGTGTTGCCGGCGATGGTGTACGTGTTGAAGAAGTTCTTCGACGGTGTGCCCAGGGAGCTGGAGGAGGCGGCGGTGATCGACGGCGCGGGACGGCTGCGGGTGTACTGGAGCCTGATGCTGCCGCTGGCCCGGCCGGCGCTGGCCGCCGTCGCCATCTTCACCTTCGTCACCACGTGGAACAACTTCCTGTGGCCGTTCGTGGCCGTCAGCGACCCGCATCTGATGACCTTCCCGGTGGGGCTGGCGACCGTGCAGAGTTCCTACGGAGTCCGGTACGCCCAGGTGCTGGCCGCCGCACTGCTGGGCGGGCTGCCGTTGGTGGCCCTGTTCCTGGCGTTCCAGCGGCAGCTGGTGACCGCGATCAAAGGATGA
- a CDS encoding SAM-dependent methyltransferase has protein sequence MRLAELFSRTLKADGQIEFVAYDGSRSGPADAEVRIEIRSPFALSYLASAPGELGLARAYVTGHLEVVGDLYRTFHLLGDIELGKLDAKTTLDLVGLLAKHRFWWPVSPPPHEARPKGWRHSKRRDAQAISHHYDVSNRFYEWVLGPSMAYTCAVYPTDDASLETAQFTKHDLVARKLGLTEGMRLLDVGCGWGGMVMHAAEHYGVKALGVTLSRSQAEWAQKAIVERGLQDLAEVRFMDYRDVPENGFDAISSIGLTEHIGGANLPSYFSSLYSKLRDGGRLLNHCITRPDDNFPFKAGGFITRYIFPDGELEGPGYLMSRMNDAGFEIRHSENLREHYAKTLGGWCANLEEHWDEAVEEVGLPKARIWRLYLAACQWGFDINNIQLHQILGVKLDGTNSHMPLRPNWEPPQA, from the coding sequence ATGCGGCTAGCGGAGCTGTTCAGCCGGACGCTCAAGGCGGACGGGCAGATCGAGTTCGTCGCCTACGACGGCAGCCGGTCCGGGCCGGCCGACGCCGAGGTCCGCATCGAGATCAGGTCCCCGTTCGCGCTGTCCTACCTGGCCTCGGCGCCCGGCGAGCTGGGGCTGGCGCGGGCGTACGTGACCGGGCACCTGGAGGTGGTCGGCGACCTGTACCGCACCTTCCACCTGCTCGGCGACATCGAGCTGGGCAAGCTGGACGCCAAGACCACGCTGGACCTGGTCGGGCTGCTGGCCAAGCACCGGTTCTGGTGGCCGGTCAGCCCGCCGCCGCACGAGGCGCGGCCCAAGGGCTGGCGGCACTCCAAGCGCCGGGACGCGCAGGCCATCTCGCATCACTACGACGTGTCCAACCGGTTCTACGAGTGGGTGCTCGGGCCGTCCATGGCCTACACCTGCGCGGTGTACCCGACCGACGACGCGTCGCTGGAGACCGCGCAGTTCACCAAGCACGACCTCGTCGCCCGCAAGCTCGGGCTGACCGAGGGCATGCGGCTGCTCGACGTCGGCTGCGGCTGGGGCGGCATGGTCATGCACGCCGCCGAGCACTACGGCGTCAAGGCGCTCGGTGTGACGCTGTCCCGGTCGCAGGCCGAGTGGGCGCAGAAGGCCATTGTGGAGCGTGGCCTGCAGGACCTGGCCGAGGTCCGGTTCATGGACTACCGCGACGTGCCCGAGAACGGCTTCGACGCGATCAGCTCCATCGGCCTCACCGAGCACATCGGCGGCGCCAACCTGCCCTCGTACTTCTCGTCGCTGTACTCGAAGCTGCGGGACGGCGGCCGGCTGCTCAACCACTGCATCACCCGGCCCGACGACAACTTCCCGTTCAAGGCCGGCGGCTTCATCACCCGCTACATCTTCCCGGACGGGGAGCTGGAGGGGCCCGGCTACCTGATGTCCCGGATGAACGACGCGGGCTTCGAGATCCGGCACTCCGAGAACCTGCGGGAGCACTACGCCAAGACCCTCGGCGGCTGGTGCGCCAACCTCGAGGAGCACTGGGACGAGGCCGTCGAGGAGGTCGGGCTGCCCAAGGCCCGCATCTGGCGTCTCTACCTGGCCGCGTGCCAGTGGGGTTTCGACATCAACAACATCCAGCTGCACCAGATCCTCGGCGTCAAGCTGGACGGCACCAACTCGCACATGCCGCTGCGCCCGAACTGGGAGCCGCCGCAGGCGTGA
- a CDS encoding ABC transporter substrate-binding protein, translating into MTVLRALLALTLVAALAGCSAGSTAYSSPSADSITIGFSAAPANLDFTRTDGAAIPQALLDNVYQGLVHLDANGAIVPQLATSWTVSPDRRTYDFQLRPGVTFTDGEPFTADTVKFSIDRVRTDWTISLKSAMTVVDHVEAVDPRHARVVLKQPSNGWLFTMASRVGAMFAPNGVRDLATTPVGTGPYQLDRFNRGDSLVLKANPGYWGPKPAYGRVVLKYFQDPTALNNALLSNGIDVISSVQAPDSLAQFASDERFTTIQGTTTAEVVLSFNNAKAPLNDKRVRQALTFGIDRKALLDTAWAGKGLLIGSMVPPSDPWYEDLSTVYPYDPAKAKQLLADAGQQHLTLRLRIPNLPYAVDSAQVIRSQLAAIGVTVSIEELDFPAVWLKQVFTGHDFDMSIVAHVEARDIVTFGNPKYYWGYSNPTVTQLLAEADTGTPEQQIADMKQVARTINADAAADWLFLLPNLIVAKKGITGLPPNQVGEAFDLSALGRA; encoded by the coding sequence ATCACCGTGCTCCGCGCGCTGCTCGCCCTGACGCTGGTCGCCGCCCTCGCCGGCTGCTCGGCGGGCTCGACCGCCTACTCGTCGCCGAGCGCCGACTCGATCACCATCGGCTTCTCCGCCGCGCCCGCCAACCTGGACTTCACCCGTACCGACGGCGCCGCGATCCCGCAGGCCCTGCTCGACAACGTCTACCAGGGCCTGGTTCACCTCGACGCGAACGGCGCGATCGTGCCCCAGCTGGCCACGTCCTGGACGGTCAGCCCGGATCGCCGCACCTACGACTTTCAGCTCCGCCCGGGCGTGACGTTCACCGACGGCGAGCCGTTCACCGCCGACACGGTCAAGTTCAGCATCGACCGCGTCCGCACCGACTGGACCATCTCGCTGAAGTCCGCGATGACCGTGGTCGACCACGTCGAGGCCGTCGACCCGAGACACGCGCGGGTGGTGCTGAAGCAGCCCAGCAACGGCTGGCTGTTCACGATGGCCAGCCGCGTCGGCGCGATGTTCGCGCCGAACGGCGTGCGCGACCTCGCCACCACCCCCGTAGGCACCGGCCCGTACCAGCTCGACCGCTTCAACCGCGGCGATTCCCTCGTGCTCAAGGCCAATCCCGGCTACTGGGGCCCGAAACCGGCCTACGGCCGGGTCGTCCTGAAGTACTTCCAGGACCCGACCGCCCTGAACAACGCCTTGCTCAGCAACGGGATCGACGTGATCAGCTCCGTGCAGGCGCCCGACTCCCTGGCCCAGTTCGCCAGCGACGAGCGGTTCACCACGATCCAGGGCACGACCACCGCCGAGGTGGTCCTGTCGTTCAACAACGCCAAGGCGCCGCTGAACGACAAGCGGGTCCGGCAGGCGCTGACGTTCGGGATCGACCGCAAGGCCCTGCTGGACACCGCGTGGGCGGGCAAGGGCCTGCTGATCGGCAGCATGGTCCCGCCCTCGGACCCCTGGTACGAGGACCTGTCCACGGTGTATCCCTACGATCCGGCCAAGGCGAAGCAACTCCTGGCCGACGCCGGCCAGCAGCACCTCACCCTCCGGCTACGCATCCCGAACCTGCCCTATGCTGTCGACTCGGCCCAGGTGATCCGCTCCCAGCTCGCCGCGATCGGCGTGACGGTGAGCATCGAGGAACTGGACTTCCCCGCGGTCTGGCTGAAACAGGTGTTCACCGGCCACGACTTCGACATGTCGATCGTCGCCCACGTCGAGGCCCGCGACATCGTGACCTTCGGGAACCCCAAGTACTACTGGGGCTACAGCAACCCGACCGTCACGCAGCTGCTGGCCGAGGCCGACACCGGCACGCCCGAGCAGCAGATCGCCGACATGAAGCAGGTGGCGCGGACGATCAACGCCGACGCGGCCGCCGACTGGCTGTTCCTGCTGCCCAACCTGATCGTCGCCAAGAAGGGCATCACCGGCCTGCCGCCCAACCAGGTGGGCGAGGCGTTCGACCTGTCGGCACTGGGGAGGGCCTGA
- a CDS encoding extracellular solute-binding protein — protein MDRRTFILAGTALATAACSGPAGLAYWDLFSGGDGSRMMDMVGAIGTRLDAVTLAWGTPYYTKLAMAAAGGRAPDLAILHLSRLPGFAPMGLLDPFDDDLLAAHGLTQDRFPPAVWNRARSDGRTYAVPLDTHPLVLFYNTELCGKAGLLENGRLRPIRGPEQLLAAFDKAGLALAAARDVNPWRLFWTLYRQQNGQGLLDDAKALTALRLLGKIGATTRFTDNNAAVALFGSGQAGFFWNGEWELPTFQTQHTPFDVAPFPQVYDRPAVHADSHAFVLPHQRSRDPQLTAQTISAVAELIGQSLTWARGGHIPAYQPVAASQAYLKLLPQANYRSAAAEVELDPPVWFAGAASDLQSAAGATIGAVLGGTKSPEVALGELKATLVRLRNTPKPA, from the coding sequence GTGGACCGTCGCACGTTCATCCTGGCCGGCACGGCGCTGGCGACAGCGGCCTGCTCGGGGCCGGCGGGCCTGGCCTACTGGGACCTGTTCAGCGGCGGCGACGGCAGCCGCATGATGGACATGGTCGGGGCGATCGGCACCCGGCTCGACGCGGTCACGCTGGCCTGGGGCACGCCGTACTACACGAAGCTGGCCATGGCGGCGGCCGGCGGTCGCGCCCCGGACCTGGCGATCCTGCACCTGTCCCGGTTGCCCGGCTTCGCGCCGATGGGCCTGCTCGACCCGTTCGACGACGACCTGCTCGCGGCGCACGGCCTCACCCAGGACCGCTTCCCACCGGCGGTCTGGAACCGTGCGCGCTCCGACGGCCGGACCTACGCCGTGCCGCTGGACACGCATCCACTGGTGCTCTTCTACAACACGGAACTGTGCGGCAAGGCCGGCCTGCTGGAAAACGGCCGCCTGAGGCCGATCCGCGGCCCCGAGCAGCTGTTGGCGGCGTTCGACAAGGCCGGGCTCGCGCTCGCGGCGGCGCGGGACGTGAACCCGTGGCGGCTGTTCTGGACGCTGTACCGCCAGCAGAACGGCCAGGGCCTGCTCGACGACGCCAAGGCGCTGACGGCCCTGCGATTACTCGGGAAGATCGGCGCCACCACGAGATTCACCGACAACAACGCGGCGGTCGCGTTGTTCGGCAGCGGCCAGGCCGGATTCTTCTGGAACGGTGAATGGGAGCTGCCGACCTTCCAGACCCAGCACACGCCGTTCGACGTGGCCCCGTTCCCGCAGGTCTACGACCGGCCGGCGGTGCACGCCGACTCGCATGCGTTCGTGCTGCCGCACCAGCGAAGCAGGGATCCGCAGCTAACGGCGCAAACGATTTCCGCCGTGGCCGAGCTCATCGGCCAGAGCCTGACCTGGGCCCGTGGCGGCCACATCCCGGCCTATCAGCCGGTCGCCGCCTCGCAGGCGTACCTCAAGCTGTTACCGCAGGCCAATTACCGGTCAGCGGCGGCGGAGGTCGAACTGGATCCGCCGGTGTGGTTCGCCGGAGCGGCGTCGGACCTGCAGAGCGCAGCCGGCGCGACGATCGGGGCCGTGTTGGGCGGCACGAAGTCGCCCGAGGTGGCGCTGGGTGAACTCAAGGCGACCTTGGTACGCCTCCGGAACACGCCGAAGCCGGCATGA
- a CDS encoding maltokinase N-terminal cap-like domain-containing protein codes for MSLIHRTTLTPSKLELLTDWLPGQPWYRGAGAPELAKAGGFRLDDPANVVGIEFAAVADGDVTYHVPMTYRSEPLEDGEQALIGVTQHGVLGRRLVYDGVHDPVLVRTLVALFNGEVRPQMQSVNHTVDETVTATGGPIEPETWTVTANTADGTDLRLRPDLVLRIRRCLADPLPAHVGGVTATVLDSARDETQAPLILLLG; via the coding sequence ATGTCGCTGATCCACCGCACCACGCTGACACCGTCGAAACTGGAGCTGCTGACCGACTGGCTGCCCGGCCAGCCCTGGTACCGCGGCGCCGGCGCGCCGGAGTTGGCCAAGGCCGGCGGGTTCCGCCTGGACGACCCGGCCAACGTGGTGGGCATCGAGTTCGCCGCGGTCGCCGATGGCGACGTGACCTATCACGTGCCGATGACCTACCGCTCGGAGCCGCTCGAGGACGGCGAGCAGGCGCTCATCGGTGTCACCCAGCACGGCGTGCTGGGCCGCCGGCTGGTCTACGACGGCGTGCACGACCCCGTGCTGGTGCGCACCCTCGTCGCGCTGTTCAACGGCGAGGTGCGGCCGCAGATGCAGAGCGTCAACCACACCGTGGACGAGACCGTGACGGCGACCGGTGGCCCGATCGAGCCCGAGACGTGGACCGTCACCGCGAACACCGCCGACGGCACGGACCTGCGCTTGCGGCCCGACCTGGTGCTGCGGATCCGCCGCTGCCTGGCCGATCCGCTGCCCGCGCACGTCGGCGGGGTGACCGCGACGGTCCTGGACTCCGCCCGCGACGAGACACAGGCGCCGCTGATCCTGCTGCTCGGCTAG